From one Humulus lupulus chromosome 8, drHumLupu1.1, whole genome shotgun sequence genomic stretch:
- the LOC133797248 gene encoding UDP-glycosyltransferase 91C1-like, with amino-acid sequence MDYQKKLSNDHIQLHIAVFPWLAQAHLIPFLRVSNFLAQKGHRISFISTPKNLRRIPNNLIPSNLSHLITLVELPLPPVDGLPDGAESTADLPIHKVPFLKKAFDGLQPGLTQFLEGQVINWIVHDFACYWLPRVASRLGIKLAYFSIVNASTMSFMGPPSELVSGCRSRPEDFTVVPKWWKEMPYEVTYKLHEMECHWDCMDSDVSDFQRLKEVVQGCHLLVTRTCPEFEPESLSLLKTLYKKPVLPIGLLPPSEPREDGDERWEVLKQWLNRKKDNSVVYIALGSELSLGQESMHELASGIEKSGLPFIWVINDRPMVEGRLGSDIIPSGFETRVSDRGLVWRGWAPQLRILAYPSIGGFLTHCGWSSVIEGLGFGRALILFPGGNSDIGLVARQLHNRGIGLEIPRDDRNGSFTSDSVAETIRRVMVDKDGEELRAQARGMSDIFGNVEMQNKHLNEFAEFLVRGTSSEL; translated from the coding sequence AGTCTCCAACTTCTTAGCTCAAAAGGGTCACCGTATTTCCTTCATTTCCACCCCAAAAAACCTCCGTCGTATCCCAAATAATTTAATTCCCTCAAATCTTTCCCATCTCATAACCTTAGTTGAGCTGCCTTTGCCACCTGTGGACGGCTTACCTGATGGGGCTGAGTCAACCGCCGACTTACCCATTCACAAAGTCCCTTTCCTCAAGAAAGCCTTCGACGGGCTCCAACCCGGCTTGACTCAGTTTCTGGAAGGCCAAGTCATCAACTGGATCGTGCACGACTTCGCTTGTTACTGGCTACCCCGAGTTGCGAGTCGACTCGGGATCAAGTTGGCTTACTTTTCCATAGTAAACGCCTCAACGATGTCGTTTATGGGACCACCGTCGGAACTGGTGAGTGGTTGCCGCAGCCGGCCGGAGGACTTCACGGTGGTCCCTAAGTGGTGGAAGGAAATGCCTTACGAGGTCACTTATAAGTTGCATGAGATGGAGTGTCACTGGGATTGCATGGACTCCGATGTGTCGGATTTTCAGCGGTTAAAGGAGGTGGTTCAGGGCTGCCATCTCCTAGTCACCCGGACTTGCCCCGAGTTCGAACCTGAATCGCTGAGTCTTCTGAAGACTCTCTACAAGAAACCGGTTCTTCCGATTGGGCTGTTGCCACCGTCTGAACCTCGAGAAGATGGAGACGAGAGATGGGAAGTTCTGAAACAGTGGCTAAATCGCAAAAAAGATAACTCGGTGGTTTATATTGCACTTGGTTCGGAGTTAAGTCTGGGTCAAGAATCAATGCACGAGTTAGCGAGTGGGATAGAAAAATCTGGGTTGCCGTTTATTTGGGTGATTAACGATCGCCCGATGGTAGAAGGAAGATTGGGTTCGGATATAATTCCATCTGGTTTTGAAACCCGGGTGTCGGATCGTGGTTTGGTATGGAGGGGTTGGGCGCCCCAACTGAGGATCTTGGCTTACCCTTCGATTGGCGGGTTCTTGACTCATTGCGGTTGGAGCTCAGTGATCGAGGGACTCGGGTTCGGACGGGCGTTGATTCTGTTTCCCGGTGGAAACTCAGATATCGGGTTGGTTGCGAGGCAGCTGCACAACAGGGGAATTGGGTTGGAAATTCCCCGAGATGATAGAAACGGGTCGTTTACTAGTGACTCGGTGGCTGAGACGATTAGGCGAGTCATGGTGGACAAGGATGGAGAAGAGCTCAGAGCACAGGCACGTGGCATGAGCGATATCTTCGGCAATGTGGAAATGCAGAACAAGCACTTGAACGAGTTTGCTGAGTTTCTTGTCAGGGGGACTTCAAGTGAATTGTAA